One Methanoculleus sp. 7T genomic window carries:
- a CDS encoding DNA primase small subunit PriS: MKPATLEFVKQRFSEYYRRQNVAPPSSLEQREWGFIFFDTTSDVRMRRHMAFTDPQELTAYVKNLVPAHVYYSTAYYQTPSAPTMSDKHWAGADLIFDLDADQIVRGPYAMMLARVKEETEKLVGMLTEELGFSKNHIRIAFSGGRGYHIHVTDIAVRGWGSPERREVVDYVCGIGLDPAVMLAPGGSRTGWRRRYAGALRDQLLRLKGLDPAEATAQLAGLPGVSKQAASKFLAELDALLAENPGDLLQDRVIRAIAAAPDFEERLRDAGARADEPVTTDIKRLIRAPGSLHGGSGMRVVPLDIRDLADFDPLVDAVVFGEREVRVDVKANFTTSLLGKTYTLKAGAANVPEALAVFLCCRNMAEIAGGA, encoded by the coding sequence ATGAAGCCCGCGACGCTCGAGTTTGTAAAGCAGAGGTTCTCGGAGTACTACCGGAGGCAGAATGTCGCTCCTCCGTCCTCCCTTGAGCAGCGCGAATGGGGGTTCATCTTCTTTGATACGACGTCCGATGTCCGGATGCGGCGGCACATGGCGTTTACGGACCCGCAGGAACTTACCGCCTACGTGAAGAACCTCGTGCCCGCTCACGTCTACTACTCGACCGCCTACTACCAGACGCCGTCGGCGCCGACGATGAGCGACAAGCACTGGGCCGGCGCCGACCTGATCTTCGACCTCGACGCGGACCAGATCGTCCGCGGCCCCTACGCGATGATGCTTGCGCGGGTCAAGGAGGAGACCGAGAAACTCGTCGGGATGCTGACCGAAGAACTCGGGTTCTCCAAGAACCACATCAGGATCGCCTTCTCCGGAGGGCGCGGCTACCACATCCACGTCACCGACATCGCTGTGCGGGGATGGGGAAGCCCGGAACGGCGCGAGGTCGTCGACTACGTCTGCGGCATCGGGCTTGACCCCGCCGTGATGCTCGCTCCCGGGGGTTCGCGGACCGGGTGGCGGCGGCGGTATGCGGGCGCCCTCCGGGACCAGCTGCTCCGGCTCAAGGGTCTCGACCCGGCGGAGGCGACGGCCCAGCTCGCGGGGCTTCCCGGCGTCAGCAAACAGGCGGCCTCGAAGTTCCTCGCAGAACTCGACGCCCTCCTCGCGGAGAACCCCGGCGACCTCCTCCAAGACCGGGTCATCCGGGCGATCGCGGCCGCGCCCGACTTCGAGGAACGGCTCCGAGACGCGGGAGCGCGTGCGGATGAGCCGGTCACGACCGACATCAAGCGCCTGATCCGGGCGCCGGGGTCGCTGCACGGCGGCAGCGGCATGCGGGTGGTGCCGCTCGATATCAGGGACCTCGCCGACTTCGACCCGCTCGTGGACGCGGTAGTCTTCGGCGAGCGGGAGGTGCGGGTGGACGTGAAAGCGAACTTCACCACGTCCCTGCTCGGGAAGACCTACACGCTCAAAGCCGGGGCCGCAAACGTCCCTGAGGCGCTGGCCGTCTTCCTCTGCTGCCGGAACATGGCGGAGATCGCCGGGGGTGCGTAA
- a CDS encoding 50S ribosomal protein L44e — protein MKMPAKFKTYCPFCRNHQIHEVVKVKKGKVRHFNWIDRQKGRRSAVGNMGKFSKVPGGDKPTKKINVRYRCTVCGKAHLRPGFRIGKFELTE, from the coding sequence ATGAAAATGCCAGCAAAGTTCAAGACGTACTGCCCATTCTGCAGGAATCATCAGATTCATGAAGTCGTAAAGGTGAAGAAGGGCAAGGTACGCCACTTCAACTGGATCGACCGCCAGAAAGGGCGCAGGAGTGCCGTGGGCAACATGGGTAAATTCAGCAAGGTGCCCGGCGGCGACAAGCCGACGAAGAAGATCAACGTCAGATACCGCTGCACCGTCTGCGGGAAGGCGCACCTCCGGCCGGGATTCCGGATCGGTAAATTTGAGCTTACGGAGTGA
- a CDS encoding 30S ribosomal protein S27e, protein MVRLNRENRSTFLRVKCPDCENEQIVFEKASTVVECSVCGRILAEPHGGKADIKAEILAVLE, encoded by the coding sequence ATGGTTCGGCTGAACAGAGAGAACAGGAGCACGTTCCTCCGGGTAAAGTGCCCTGATTGTGAAAACGAACAGATAGTCTTTGAGAAGGCGAGTACCGTTGTGGAGTGCAGTGTCTGCGGGCGTATCCTTGCAGAACCCCACGGTGGGAAAGCTGATATAAAAGCTGAGATACTGGCAGTACTTGAGTGA
- a CDS encoding translation initiation factor IF-2 subunit alpha: protein MHEREWPEEGELVVCTVVDVKDFAAFVTLDEYNGRRGLIPISEIARGWIKYIRDYIREGQKVVCKVLGVDPNRGHIDLSLKDVNEHQRREKIHEWKNEQKANKWVGFASEATGVDREIIEEAIYREYGLLYPAFEEIVTTGGEAVDRLNLDEPVKESLVTIAHDNVKVPRVTITGHLDLISARPDGVNVIRRALRSAQPKIEDVEIDLIYIGAPKYRIKVTAPDYKTAERAIEKAATAAVGVVERAGGSGKFIRKQRAG from the coding sequence ATGCATGAGAGAGAGTGGCCCGAAGAAGGAGAGCTCGTTGTCTGCACGGTCGTGGACGTCAAGGACTTTGCGGCGTTCGTGACCTTGGATGAGTACAATGGGCGAAGAGGGCTCATACCGATATCCGAGATAGCACGGGGCTGGATTAAGTATATCCGGGACTACATACGGGAAGGACAGAAGGTCGTCTGCAAAGTCCTGGGTGTCGACCCCAACCGCGGCCACATCGATCTCTCGTTAAAAGACGTAAACGAGCACCAGCGGCGCGAGAAGATTCACGAGTGGAAGAACGAGCAGAAGGCCAACAAGTGGGTCGGGTTCGCTTCCGAGGCGACGGGGGTGGACCGGGAGATCATCGAAGAGGCCATATACCGAGAATACGGTCTGCTCTACCCGGCCTTCGAGGAGATCGTCACCACCGGCGGCGAGGCGGTGGATAGGCTGAATCTCGACGAGCCGGTCAAGGAATCGCTCGTCACCATCGCGCACGATAACGTGAAGGTCCCGAGGGTGACCATCACGGGGCATCTCGATTTGATATCGGCCCGGCCCGACGGGGTCAACGTAATCCGCCGGGCGCTCCGGAGCGCCCAGCCGAAGATCGAGGATGTGGAGATCGACCTGATCTACATCGGGGCCCCGAAATACCGGATAAAAGTGACTGCGCCCGATTATAAGACGGCCGAACGGGCAATCGAGAAGGCGGCGACTGCCGCCGTCGGCGTGGTTGAACGGGCGGGCGGGTCCGGCAAGTTTATCCGGAAACAGAGGGCCGGATAA
- a CDS encoding RNA-protein complex protein Nop10, with the protein MSGRIRRCPHDRRYTLLLVCPVCGRPTRPAHPARFSPEDRYGDYRRTARRWNTSP; encoded by the coding sequence ATGAGCGGCCGCATTCGCCGTTGCCCGCACGACCGGAGATATACGCTCTTGTTAGTCTGCCCGGTCTGCGGCCGTCCGACGCGGCCGGCTCATCCGGCACGTTTTTCACCAGAGGATAGATACGGAGATTACAGGAGGACGGCACGCAGATGGAACACGTCACCGTGA
- a CDS encoding proteasome assembly chaperone family protein → MEHVTVSFSREDNIDAPILIEGLPGIGHVGKLVADHLIDELGGEKIAEIHSLHFPPQVVVDEQGVTHLVNNEIYRCEKDGKAILFLVGDFQSTSPEGHYILTESYLDLAEDLGVRRIYALGGYGVGHLVESPRVLCAVNMEHLKPEVEAAGGSFENAATGGVIVGASGLLLGLGEARGIEGVCLMGETSGYIVDPKSADSLLGVLSGMLGIEVDHTSLQQRAEDMEQAIAAIREAEEAKGREELSYIG, encoded by the coding sequence ATGGAACACGTCACCGTGAGCTTTTCTCGGGAAGATAACATCGACGCTCCGATCCTGATCGAGGGTCTGCCGGGCATCGGGCACGTCGGGAAACTTGTTGCGGACCACCTGATCGACGAACTCGGGGGCGAGAAGATAGCGGAGATCCACTCGCTCCACTTCCCGCCGCAGGTGGTCGTCGACGAGCAGGGCGTCACTCACCTGGTCAATAACGAGATCTACCGCTGCGAGAAGGACGGGAAGGCGATCCTCTTTCTCGTGGGGGACTTCCAGAGCACTTCGCCCGAGGGGCACTATATCCTGACCGAGAGTTACTTGGATCTCGCCGAAGACCTCGGCGTCCGGCGGATCTATGCGCTCGGCGGCTACGGCGTCGGCCACTTGGTCGAGAGTCCGAGGGTGCTCTGCGCCGTCAATATGGAGCACCTCAAGCCCGAGGTGGAGGCGGCCGGCGGGTCGTTTGAGAACGCCGCGACCGGCGGGGTGATTGTGGGGGCGTCGGGACTCCTGCTCGGCCTCGGGGAGGCGCGGGGCATCGAGGGGGTCTGCCTGATGGGCGAGACGAGCGGCTATATCGTCGACCCGAAGAGCGCAGACAGTCTTCTCGGGGTCCTCTCCGGGATGCTCGGGATCGAGGTCGACCATACCTCCCTGCAGCAGCGGGCTGAGGATATGGAGCAGGCCATAGCGGCGATCCGGGAGGCCGAAGAGGCCAAGGGCCGGGAAGAACTGAGTTATATCGGATAA
- a CDS encoding type II toxin-antitoxin system HicB family antitoxin, producing MILEYINAALEHANYEIIEDAEPYYGEVPELPGVWATGRTLEECRRNLAGVIDEWLIIRLRRGLPIPPVAGRTVGEIVRVDTGAGA from the coding sequence ATGATCCTTGAGTATATCAACGCGGCACTCGAACACGCCAACTACGAGATCATCGAGGACGCTGAGCCGTATTATGGCGAGGTCCCGGAACTCCCCGGGGTCTGGGCAACCGGCAGGACGCTGGAAGAGTGCAGGAGAAACCTTGCTGGGGTCATCGACGAATGGTTGATCATACGGCTCCGGCGCGGCCTCCCAATACCCCCGGTTGCTGGCCGCACAGTGGGAGAGATCGTCAGGGTGGACACGGGTGCCGGAGCATAG
- a CDS encoding type II toxin-antitoxin system HicA family toxin: protein MKNLQALGFEGPYRGSKHPFMVKGDLVLTIPNPHRSEISVDLLVRILRQAGISREEWNRLAE, encoded by the coding sequence GTGAAGAACCTTCAGGCCCTGGGATTCGAGGGACCATACCGGGGAAGCAAACACCCATTCATGGTGAAAGGGGATCTCGTTCTGACCATCCCAAACCCACACAGGTCAGAGATCAGTGTCGACCTGCTCGTGCGCATCCTCCGGCAGGCAGGCATATCCCGTGAAGAATGGAACCGGCTCGCCGAGTAG
- a CDS encoding nucleotidyltransferase family protein, whose protein sequence is MQSREEIFATLQRLRDDIAARFSVSRIGIFGSMARGEQTEASDIDILVEFSRPVGFFAFLELEEYLSLRLGAPVDLVTPDALKPAIRERVAAEVAYA, encoded by the coding sequence ATGCAATCCCGGGAAGAAATCTTTGCGACCCTGCAACGCCTCAGGGATGATATCGCCGCACGGTTCTCGGTCAGCCGGATCGGCATCTTCGGCTCGATGGCCCGCGGCGAGCAGACCGAGGCGAGCGACATCGACATCCTTGTCGAGTTCTCCCGGCCGGTCGGGTTCTTCGCCTTCCTCGAACTCGAAGAGTACCTCTCACTCCGCCTCGGCGCTCCCGTCGACTTGGTGACCCCCGATGCCCTGAAACCCGCTATACGGGAGCGGGTGGCCGCCGAGGTCGCCTATGCCTGA
- a CDS encoding endonuclease Q family protein translates to MLLNADLHIHSPYAMATSRSMTPETLLKAAELKGLDVLGSGDALHPAWRAAWRDRPEDGSGIVVVPTAEVEDRHRVHHLILAESFDQFAELADVFAPHSRNIAAAGRPHVALEGVAIASAVHDIGGLIGPAHAFTPWTSLYAKFESPAECYGGERIDFLELGLSADTSYAAGIPDLAGIPFLSNSDAHSPTPVRLGREFTRLNAGAAGGRGVLDAVAGGRIAMNAGFFPEEGKYNRTACIHCYRHYSRSEAEALGWRCPEDGKRIKKGVADRAGELAAAPAEPRPPYLHIIPLGEIIARVLGTASPATRRCGTLYAELLAEFGDEITILIAAPTEDIRAVHPGVGDAVEDLRNGRITLHPGGGGRYGWFSFDGKIGSTRYSEDGT, encoded by the coding sequence ATGCTCCTCAACGCCGACCTCCACATCCACTCCCCCTACGCGATGGCCACCTCCCGGTCGATGACGCCTGAGACGCTCCTTAAAGCCGCCGAACTGAAAGGTCTCGACGTCCTCGGGAGCGGCGACGCCCTCCACCCCGCGTGGCGTGCAGCGTGGCGGGACCGCCCCGAAGACGGCTCCGGGATCGTGGTCGTCCCCACCGCCGAGGTGGAAGACCGGCACCGGGTCCACCACCTCATCCTCGCCGAATCCTTCGACCAATTCGCCGAACTCGCGGATGTCTTCGCCCCCCACAGCCGGAACATCGCGGCCGCGGGCCGGCCCCACGTCGCCCTCGAGGGCGTTGCCATCGCGTCGGCGGTCCACGACATCGGCGGGCTCATCGGCCCCGCCCACGCCTTCACCCCCTGGACATCCCTTTACGCCAAGTTCGAGAGCCCTGCCGAGTGCTACGGCGGCGAGCGGATCGACTTCCTCGAACTCGGGCTCTCCGCCGACACCTCCTACGCCGCAGGCATCCCCGACCTCGCTGGCATCCCCTTCCTCTCCAACTCGGATGCGCACAGCCCGACCCCGGTCAGGCTCGGCCGGGAGTTCACCAGGCTCAATGCCGGAGCGGCGGGGGGGCGGGGCGTCCTCGACGCGGTCGCCGGCGGCAGGATCGCCATGAACGCCGGGTTCTTCCCGGAGGAGGGGAAGTACAACCGCACCGCCTGCATACACTGCTACCGCCACTACTCCCGAAGCGAGGCCGAGGCCCTCGGTTGGCGGTGCCCCGAGGACGGGAAGCGGATCAAGAAAGGCGTCGCCGACCGGGCGGGGGAACTCGCCGCCGCTCCGGCGGAGCCTCGCCCCCCATACCTGCACATCATCCCGCTCGGCGAGATCATCGCCCGGGTTCTCGGCACGGCATCTCCGGCTACCCGCAGGTGCGGCACCCTCTACGCCGAACTTCTCGCGGAGTTCGGGGACGAGATCACCATCCTCATCGCCGCCCCAACCGAGGATATTCGGGCGGTCCACCCGGGCGTGGGGGACGCGGTCGAAGATCTGAGAAACGGCCGCATCACGCTACATCCCGGAGGCGGAGGGAGGTACGGCTGGTTCTCGTTCGACGGAAAGATCGGAAGCACCCGATACTCGGAAGACGGGACATAA
- a CDS encoding cupredoxin domain-containing protein, with protein sequence MKRMFGILALMVVASIMIAGCVQPQGNETVTPTATPAVTETPFETETPMTTETPMTTETTMATETTMATETTMATETTMATETTTTVNETATTTSGTDMTPPGPPAAAGAEMVSITDDGFVPNTLTVPSGTTVTWTNDATTNQTVSATGEAADFDSGMLEPGDTYSYEFTAADNYSYESTTSGITGTIVVTGSTTA encoded by the coding sequence ATGAAACGCATGTTTGGTATCCTTGCCCTCATGGTGGTCGCCAGCATCATGATCGCAGGGTGTGTACAGCCTCAAGGTAACGAGACGGTGACCCCCACTGCAACACCGGCGGTCACCGAGACACCGTTTGAAACCGAAACTCCGATGACGACCGAGACACCGATGACGACCGAGACGACCATGGCGACCGAGACGACCATGGCGACGGAGACGACCATGGCAACCGAGACGACCATGGCAACCGAGACGACCACGACGGTGAATGAGACCGCAACCACGACATCCGGCACGGACATGACACCGCCCGGACCGCCGGCGGCAGCCGGCGCCGAGATGGTCTCCATCACCGATGACGGGTTCGTGCCGAATACGCTCACCGTCCCGTCGGGCACCACGGTGACGTGGACCAACGACGCCACCACGAACCAGACCGTCTCGGCGACCGGGGAAGCGGCGGACTTCGACTCGGGAATGCTTGAGCCGGGCGATACATACTCCTACGAATTCACCGCAGCGGACAACTACTCCTACGAATCGACGACGTCCGGGATCACCGGGACAATCGTCGTCACCGGCAGCACAACCGCTTAA
- a CDS encoding cobyrinate a,c-diamide synthase, whose product MLLGIQHYSYVMRPIPRIIVAGTHSGCGKTTLASGLMAALTARGLAVQPFKVGPDFIDPTHHSAICGRTSRNLDLFMMGEAGVRETFVRASAGADVAVVEGVMGLYDGLEGSDTASTAHVAKVLDAPVLLVVDAGGASRSVHAMVRGYAGFDPAVRVVGVVFNRVGSPRHRAMIEATESIPAYGWVPRRKDLAVGSRHLGLEMAAETGALAGFGAVAEETCDLPGILDLARSAPPLPAPPEVPKQPEAVARIGVARDAAFCFYYADNLDRLARAGADLVFFSPMTDRLPEVDALYLGGGYPELHGEALAASRCREDVRRAVDGGMPVYAECGGLIYLTEWLATPDGDYPMAGVLPAATVMTDRIQALGYVEARAVGGAPVLAPGSGFRGHEFHYSRLDCAPDARFALELLRGRGIDGGRDGLVAQNAVGQYTHAYFTAGFAEGLVQAAAAYRRA is encoded by the coding sequence ATGTTACTCGGTATTCAACACTACTCCTACGTTATGCGCCCGATTCCACGAATCATCGTCGCCGGAACCCACAGCGGGTGCGGCAAGACAACGCTTGCAAGCGGCCTGATGGCGGCGCTCACCGCCCGGGGGCTTGCCGTCCAGCCCTTCAAGGTGGGCCCGGACTTCATCGATCCCACGCACCATTCGGCCATCTGCGGCCGGACGTCGCGCAACCTCGACCTGTTCATGATGGGGGAGGCGGGGGTGCGGGAGACGTTCGTCCGGGCCTCCGCCGGGGCCGACGTCGCCGTCGTCGAGGGCGTGATGGGGCTCTACGACGGGCTTGAAGGGAGCGATACCGCGAGCACCGCCCACGTCGCGAAGGTCCTCGACGCCCCCGTCCTCCTCGTGGTGGACGCAGGGGGAGCGTCACGGAGCGTCCATGCGATGGTCCGGGGGTATGCGGGGTTCGACCCGGCCGTCAGGGTCGTGGGGGTCGTCTTCAACCGGGTCGGGAGCCCCCGCCACCGGGCCATGATCGAGGCCACGGAGAGCATCCCGGCCTACGGCTGGGTCCCCCGGAGAAAAGACCTCGCGGTCGGGAGCCGGCACCTCGGGCTCGAGATGGCGGCCGAGACCGGGGCGCTTGCCGGGTTCGGGGCGGTGGCGGAGGAGACCTGCGATCTCCCCGGGATCCTGGACCTTGCACGGTCGGCCCCGCCCCTCCCGGCGCCGCCGGAGGTCCCAAAACAGCCGGAGGCGGTCGCCCGGATCGGCGTTGCCCGCGACGCTGCGTTCTGCTTCTACTATGCCGACAACCTCGACCGGCTTGCGCGGGCCGGGGCGGACCTCGTCTTCTTCTCGCCGATGACGGACCGGCTCCCGGAGGTGGACGCCCTCTATCTCGGCGGAGGCTACCCCGAACTCCACGGGGAGGCCCTCGCAGCCTCCCGGTGCCGGGAGGACGTCCGCAGGGCCGTCGATGGCGGCATGCCGGTCTACGCGGAGTGCGGCGGGCTCATCTACCTCACGGAATGGCTCGCAACCCCTGACGGCGACTACCCGATGGCGGGGGTCCTCCCGGCGGCGACCGTGATGACCGACCGCATCCAGGCTCTCGGTTACGTGGAGGCCCGGGCGGTCGGCGGTGCGCCGGTGCTTGCGCCGGGCTCCGGTTTCCGGGGCCACGAGTTCCACTACTCGCGGCTCGACTGCGCTCCCGACGCACGGTTTGCCCTGGAACTCCTCCGGGGCCGGGGGATCGACGGCGGCCGGGACGGGCTCGTCGCACAGAACGCGGTCGGGCAGTATACCCATGCCTACTTCACGGCAGGGTTTGCGGAAGGGCTGGTGCAGGCAGCCGCGGCATACCGGCGGGCATAA
- a CDS encoding energy-coupling factor ABC transporter permease: protein MHIMEGFLPSPWWEIWFLISLPFIIIGVYQLNKLVQEKREALPLLAVAGAFVFVLSSLKLPSFNGSCSHPTGTGLGAVLFGPCIAAVLGLIVLVFQAVFLAHGGITTLGANVFSMGIAGPAVAYLIYKAGTRAGANTYATVFVAAALADLVTYVVTSVQLALAFPGTAGFFGAFTAFAAIFAVTQVPLAIIEGAVIMLVFKYIVQLKPEILTRLNLLSESTVQKLREASA, encoded by the coding sequence ATGCACATCATGGAAGGATTCTTACCAAGCCCCTGGTGGGAGATCTGGTTCCTCATCTCCCTGCCCTTCATCATCATCGGAGTCTACCAACTGAACAAACTTGTACAGGAGAAGCGGGAAGCCCTGCCGCTCCTCGCGGTCGCAGGCGCGTTCGTCTTCGTCCTCTCCTCGCTCAAACTTCCCTCGTTCAACGGGAGCTGCTCCCACCCCACAGGGACCGGGCTCGGCGCCGTCCTCTTCGGCCCCTGCATCGCCGCGGTCCTCGGGCTGATCGTCCTCGTCTTCCAAGCGGTCTTCCTCGCACACGGCGGGATCACCACCCTCGGGGCGAACGTCTTCTCGATGGGGATCGCGGGTCCCGCCGTCGCCTACCTCATCTATAAGGCCGGGACCCGTGCGGGCGCGAACACCTACGCGACGGTCTTTGTCGCCGCGGCCCTCGCCGACCTCGTCACCTACGTCGTCACCTCGGTCCAGCTTGCGCTTGCGTTCCCCGGGACCGCGGGGTTCTTCGGGGCATTCACGGCCTTCGCCGCGATCTTCGCCGTCACCCAGGTCCCGCTCGCCATCATCGAGGGTGCGGTCATCATGCTGGTCTTCAAGTACATCGTCCAACTCAAACCCGAGATCCTCACCCGTCTGAATCTTCTCTCCGAGAGCACCGTCCAGAAACTCCGGGAGGCCTCGGCATGA
- a CDS encoding energy-coupling factor ABC transporter substrate-binding protein encodes MKYGMEIAVAALIIIFAAVFLYQDAAIRATGEEAWGGADGNAAELIEASGYEPWIDPFWEPPSGEIESLLFALQAAVGAVVIGYIFGYWRGSRKTA; translated from the coding sequence ATGAAGTACGGCATGGAGATTGCGGTCGCCGCGCTCATCATCATCTTTGCCGCCGTCTTCCTCTACCAGGACGCCGCGATCCGGGCCACCGGGGAGGAGGCCTGGGGCGGTGCCGACGGGAACGCCGCCGAACTCATCGAGGCTTCCGGCTACGAACCCTGGATCGATCCCTTCTGGGAACCCCCGAGCGGTGAGATCGAGTCGCTCCTCTTTGCCCTGCAGGCCGCCGTCGGCGCGGTCGTCATCGGCTACATCTTCGGCTACTGGCGGGGCAGCAGGAAAACCGCCTGA
- the cbiQ gene encoding cobalt ECF transporter T component CbiQ, which translates to MYEMLEDFAQTNDLRETSPGLKLFLGLASILLCVSSPGPVAPLLVAASMSAAILVLAKIPARVYARLLLIPVSFAVMSIAVVLFVTGSGAVLFEVPGLPLAVTADGANLAVLLLARVFGGMCSLFFIALTTPMTEVFDILRRLGVPTVLIDLAMLIYRFIFILIEEAGQIYRSQVMRLGYGRFRESVNSFGMLAGALFLRTWESGEALVLAMDARCYDGRLGMPADARPVSYTAAAVVLLYLGTVFGVSLKTGGLLLI; encoded by the coding sequence ATGTACGAGATGCTTGAAGACTTCGCCCAGACAAACGATCTACGGGAGACAAGCCCCGGCCTCAAACTCTTTCTTGGGCTCGCAAGCATCCTCCTCTGCGTCTCATCGCCCGGTCCCGTCGCCCCCCTGCTCGTCGCGGCCTCGATGAGCGCCGCAATCCTCGTCCTCGCGAAGATCCCCGCACGGGTCTACGCCCGCCTCCTCCTCATCCCGGTCTCGTTTGCCGTGATGAGCATCGCCGTCGTCCTCTTCGTCACCGGGAGCGGGGCGGTCCTCTTCGAGGTCCCTGGCCTCCCCCTCGCGGTCACGGCAGACGGCGCGAACCTCGCCGTTCTCCTCCTCGCCCGGGTCTTCGGCGGCATGTGCTCGCTCTTCTTCATCGCGCTCACGACGCCGATGACCGAGGTCTTCGATATCCTCCGGAGGCTCGGGGTGCCGACCGTCCTCATCGACCTTGCGATGCTCATCTACCGGTTCATCTTCATCCTCATCGAGGAGGCCGGCCAGATCTACCGCTCGCAGGTGATGCGCCTCGGGTACGGCCGGTTCAGGGAGTCGGTGAACTCCTTCGGGATGCTCGCGGGAGCGCTCTTCCTCCGGACTTGGGAGAGCGGCGAGGCCCTGGTGCTCGCGATGGACGCACGCTGTTACGACGGAAGACTCGGCATGCCCGCCGACGCCCGGCCGGTCTCGTACACCGCGGCCGCGGTGGTCCTGCTCTACCTCGGGACTGTGTTCGGCGTCTCGCTCAAGACCGGAGGTCTGTTGCTCATATGA
- a CDS encoding energy-coupling factor ABC transporter ATP-binding protein has protein sequence MTTLLETDNITYTYPNGPTALSGVSISIAAGSKTALVGPNGAGKSTLLLMLNGMLKPASGEVRFSGRPLAYDNRSLRDLRRRVGFVFQNPDVQIIAPTVEADVAFGPVNLGLSPDAVRRAVRDALGYVGLRGYEKRPPHHLSGGEKKRVAIAGILAMEPAVLVFDEPTNTLDPASSEEVMELLDELASGGRTVLISTHDVELAYRWADSVILMEHGRVLARGAPEEVFSDHNLLAAARLKPPALLDLYNELALRGVIDRDVPPKSVLEFTDRIERELHGHVPPQDEPGKIYLCNADRTGGDEIRALVEAGAVDHVGAMGTRAKEFANRERILLDYTYGVIDKCILKALIGENSLILTTGGMVEHVHRRIGEYSAESGRALKATPLQEPAGRSPGREPALE, from the coding sequence ATGACGACACTGCTTGAAACCGACAACATCACCTACACCTACCCAAACGGCCCGACCGCCCTCTCCGGGGTGAGCATCAGCATCGCCGCCGGGTCAAAGACCGCCCTCGTCGGCCCGAACGGTGCCGGCAAATCGACGCTCCTCCTCATGCTCAACGGTATGCTCAAGCCCGCCTCGGGGGAGGTCCGGTTCTCCGGCCGGCCGCTCGCCTACGACAATCGGAGCCTCCGGGACCTCCGCCGCCGGGTCGGGTTCGTCTTCCAGAACCCCGACGTCCAGATCATCGCCCCGACCGTCGAAGCCGACGTGGCTTTCGGGCCGGTGAACCTCGGGCTTTCCCCCGACGCAGTACGGCGGGCGGTCCGGGACGCCCTCGGCTACGTCGGGCTCCGGGGCTACGAGAAACGGCCGCCCCACCACCTCTCGGGCGGGGAGAAGAAGCGGGTCGCCATCGCCGGCATCCTCGCGATGGAGCCGGCGGTCCTCGTCTTCGACGAGCCGACCAACACCCTCGACCCCGCGAGTTCCGAGGAGGTCATGGAACTCCTCGACGAACTCGCCTCCGGCGGCCGGACGGTCCTGATATCCACCCACGACGTCGAACTCGCCTACCGCTGGGCCGACTCGGTCATCCTCATGGAGCACGGCAGGGTCCTCGCCCGGGGCGCCCCGGAGGAGGTCTTCTCGGACCACAACCTCCTTGCCGCGGCCAGGCTGAAACCGCCGGCGCTCCTCGACCTCTACAACGAACTCGCCCTCCGGGGCGTCATCGACCGGGACGTCCCCCCAAAGAGCGTGCTCGAGTTCACCGACCGGATCGAGCGGGAACTGCACGGCCACGTCCCGCCGCAGGACGAGCCCGGGAAGATCTACCTCTGCAACGCCGACCGGACCGGCGGCGACGAGATCCGGGCGCTCGTTGAAGCCGGGGCGGTCGACCACGTGGGCGCGATGGGCACCCGGGCCAAGGAGTTCGCGAACCGCGAGCGGATCCTGCTCGACTACACCTACGGCGTCATCGACAAGTGCATCTTAAAAGCCCTCATCGGTGAGAATTCGCTCATCCTCACTACGGGAGGCATGGTGGAGCATGTCCACCGGCGTATCGGGGAGTACAGCGCCGAGAGCGGCCGGGCGCTCAAGGCGACCCCGCTACAGGAGCCGGCGGGCCGGAGCCCCGGCCGGGAGCCCGCTCTCGAGTGA